One region of Mycteria americana isolate JAX WOST 10 ecotype Jacksonville Zoo and Gardens chromosome 17, USCA_MyAme_1.0, whole genome shotgun sequence genomic DNA includes:
- the LOC142418135 gene encoding carboxyl-terminal PDZ ligand of neuronal nitric oxide synthase protein-like isoform X2, whose translation MRRIRYEFKAKNIKKKKVSIIVSVDGVKVILRKKQKRKEWTWDESKMVVMHDPVYRIFYVSHDSQDLKIFSYIARDGANNSFRCNVFKSKKKSQAMRVVRTVGQAFEVCHKLSLQHALQNADGQADGASDKSAEEQPPEVHQIKGSKITDADEVGVDSDGICVSERGPGELPAARGDLGVLKPGQASKDKNCQDTENCSLHPAGSQQLLSPSSPCSSASITPLASQHCLQLLQQQLLQQQQQTQVAVAQVQLLKDQLAAETAARIEAQARVRQLLLTNRDLLQHVSLLVRQLTVLEAREQHRQPVDRSLQNLSLAQSLSLNLKNHYSLDVHLPSTSTPASILGSPVAPGSLPALGPGDSYLNLVSLERGGHRYGSKEGDECLAVLEGQDGLSRRVEGSEVSEFTLLNGSSQQKVDDTDRGDEDRRQQPIPKLNPPPPILRKRSSKTSPSLEVEAKPESAAHVSLPSPSISSLTSIAASSLTLLDPEARTPARSAASGTEPVPAGTCQRALGKDRTGESGQMSPLASIRDPAASEALAKDLATLASPTDSTLPFSPADDTCLHISFSEDELLEPEPDTAVGPSRVPS comes from the exons TATGAATTCAAAGCCAAGAAcattaagaagaagaaagtgagCATCATTGTGTCCGTGGATGGGGTGAAGGTGATTCTGCGCAAGAAGCAGAAG AGAAAGGAGTGGACCTGGGACGAGAGTAAGATGGTGGTGATGCACGATCCTGTGTACAG AATCTTCTACGTGTCTCACGACTCGCAAGACCTGAAAATATTTAGTTACATCGCAAGGGACGGCGCTAACAACTCCTTCAGGTGCAACGTCTTCAAATCAAAGAAGAAG agccaggcgATGCGGGTGGTGCGCACGGTGGGGCAGGCCTTCGAGGTGTGCCACAAGCTGAGCCTGCAGCACGCCCTGCAGAACGCCGACGGGCAGGCGGACGGTGCCAGTGACAAGTCGGCCGAGGAGCAGCCGCCGGAAG TTCACCAGATAAAGGGCTCCAAGATCACAGATGCAGACGAAGTTGGCGTCGACTCTGATGGCATCTGTGTGTCCGAGAGGGGACCCGGAGAGCTGCCCGCTGCCAGGGGGGACCTTGGCGTGCTGAAACCTGGGCAAGCCTCAAAGGATAAAAACTGCCAG GATACCGAGAACTGCTCCCTCCACCCCGCCGGCTCCCAGCAGCTGCTCAGCCcaagcagcccctgctcctcGGCCTCCATCACCCCGCTGGCCTCCCAGCActgcctccagctgctccagcagcagctcctccagcagcagcagcagacgcAGGTGGCCGTGGCCCAG GTGCAGCTGCTGAAGGACCAACTGGCGGCCGAAACGGCGGCGCGGATCGAAGCGCAGGCCCGCGTACGGCAGCTCCTGTTGACCAACCGTGACCTGCTGCAGCACGTCTCCTTGCTGGTGCGGCAGCTGACGGTGCTGGAAGCCCGGGAGCAACACCGGCAGCCGG TTGACCGCTCCTTGCAAAACCTGTCCCTGGCTCAGTCCCTCTCCCTGAACCTGAAGAACCACTACAGCTTGGACGTCCACTTGCCGTCCACCTCCACCCCCGCCAGCATCCTGGGCAGCCCCGTGGCCCCCGGctcgctgccagccctgggcCCTGGGGACTCCTACCTCAACCTCGTCAGCCTGGAGCGGGGTGGCCACCGCTATGGCAGCAAGGAGGGGGACGAgtgcctggctgtgctggaggggcAGGACGGGCTCAGCCGGCGCGTGGAGGGCTCCGAGGTCAGCGAGTTCACTCTGCTCAACGGGAGCAGCCAGCAGAAGGTGGACGACACGGACAGAGGGGATGAGGACAG GCGGCAGCAGCCCATTCCCAAGCTCAACCCGCCACCGCCCATCCTACGCAAAAGGTCAAGCAAGACCTCCCCGAGCCTGGAAGTGGAGGCGAAGCCCGAGAGCGCTGCCCACGTGAGCTTGCCCAGCCCAAGCATCTCCAGCCTCACCAGCATCGCTGCTAGCTCGCTCACCCTCTTGGACCCCGAGGCAAGGACTCCCGCACGGAGTGCTGCCTCCGGCACGGAGCCCGTCCCTGCCGGGACCTGCCAGCGCGCTCTGGGCAAGGACAGGACTGGAGAGAGCGGGCAGATGTCCCCCCTGGCCAGCATCCGCGACCCTGCAGCCAGCGAGGCCCTGGCCAAGGACTTGGCCACCCTGGCCAGCCCCACGGACAGCACGCTGCCCTTCTCCCCTGCGGACGACACCTGCTTGCACATCAGCTTCTCAGAAGATGAGCTGCTTGAACCAGAGCCGGACACTGCCGTGGGGCCCAGCAGGGTCCCCTCTTAG
- the LOC142418135 gene encoding carboxyl-terminal PDZ ligand of neuronal nitric oxide synthase protein-like isoform X1, protein MPVKNRYNLVDDGCDSRVPLHNEEAFQHGIHFQAKYIGSLDVPRPNSRVEIVAAMRRIRYEFKAKNIKKKKVSIIVSVDGVKVILRKKQKRKEWTWDESKMVVMHDPVYRIFYVSHDSQDLKIFSYIARDGANNSFRCNVFKSKKKSQAMRVVRTVGQAFEVCHKLSLQHALQNADGQADGASDKSAEEQPPEVHQIKGSKITDADEVGVDSDGICVSERGPGELPAARGDLGVLKPGQASKDKNCQDTENCSLHPAGSQQLLSPSSPCSSASITPLASQHCLQLLQQQLLQQQQQTQVAVAQVQLLKDQLAAETAARIEAQARVRQLLLTNRDLLQHVSLLVRQLTVLEAREQHRQPVDRSLQNLSLAQSLSLNLKNHYSLDVHLPSTSTPASILGSPVAPGSLPALGPGDSYLNLVSLERGGHRYGSKEGDECLAVLEGQDGLSRRVEGSEVSEFTLLNGSSQQKVDDTDRGDEDRRQQPIPKLNPPPPILRKRSSKTSPSLEVEAKPESAAHVSLPSPSISSLTSIAASSLTLLDPEARTPARSAASGTEPVPAGTCQRALGKDRTGESGQMSPLASIRDPAASEALAKDLATLASPTDSTLPFSPADDTCLHISFSEDELLEPEPDTAVGPSRVPS, encoded by the exons TATGAATTCAAAGCCAAGAAcattaagaagaagaaagtgagCATCATTGTGTCCGTGGATGGGGTGAAGGTGATTCTGCGCAAGAAGCAGAAG AGAAAGGAGTGGACCTGGGACGAGAGTAAGATGGTGGTGATGCACGATCCTGTGTACAG AATCTTCTACGTGTCTCACGACTCGCAAGACCTGAAAATATTTAGTTACATCGCAAGGGACGGCGCTAACAACTCCTTCAGGTGCAACGTCTTCAAATCAAAGAAGAAG agccaggcgATGCGGGTGGTGCGCACGGTGGGGCAGGCCTTCGAGGTGTGCCACAAGCTGAGCCTGCAGCACGCCCTGCAGAACGCCGACGGGCAGGCGGACGGTGCCAGTGACAAGTCGGCCGAGGAGCAGCCGCCGGAAG TTCACCAGATAAAGGGCTCCAAGATCACAGATGCAGACGAAGTTGGCGTCGACTCTGATGGCATCTGTGTGTCCGAGAGGGGACCCGGAGAGCTGCCCGCTGCCAGGGGGGACCTTGGCGTGCTGAAACCTGGGCAAGCCTCAAAGGATAAAAACTGCCAG GATACCGAGAACTGCTCCCTCCACCCCGCCGGCTCCCAGCAGCTGCTCAGCCcaagcagcccctgctcctcGGCCTCCATCACCCCGCTGGCCTCCCAGCActgcctccagctgctccagcagcagctcctccagcagcagcagcagacgcAGGTGGCCGTGGCCCAG GTGCAGCTGCTGAAGGACCAACTGGCGGCCGAAACGGCGGCGCGGATCGAAGCGCAGGCCCGCGTACGGCAGCTCCTGTTGACCAACCGTGACCTGCTGCAGCACGTCTCCTTGCTGGTGCGGCAGCTGACGGTGCTGGAAGCCCGGGAGCAACACCGGCAGCCGG TTGACCGCTCCTTGCAAAACCTGTCCCTGGCTCAGTCCCTCTCCCTGAACCTGAAGAACCACTACAGCTTGGACGTCCACTTGCCGTCCACCTCCACCCCCGCCAGCATCCTGGGCAGCCCCGTGGCCCCCGGctcgctgccagccctgggcCCTGGGGACTCCTACCTCAACCTCGTCAGCCTGGAGCGGGGTGGCCACCGCTATGGCAGCAAGGAGGGGGACGAgtgcctggctgtgctggaggggcAGGACGGGCTCAGCCGGCGCGTGGAGGGCTCCGAGGTCAGCGAGTTCACTCTGCTCAACGGGAGCAGCCAGCAGAAGGTGGACGACACGGACAGAGGGGATGAGGACAG GCGGCAGCAGCCCATTCCCAAGCTCAACCCGCCACCGCCCATCCTACGCAAAAGGTCAAGCAAGACCTCCCCGAGCCTGGAAGTGGAGGCGAAGCCCGAGAGCGCTGCCCACGTGAGCTTGCCCAGCCCAAGCATCTCCAGCCTCACCAGCATCGCTGCTAGCTCGCTCACCCTCTTGGACCCCGAGGCAAGGACTCCCGCACGGAGTGCTGCCTCCGGCACGGAGCCCGTCCCTGCCGGGACCTGCCAGCGCGCTCTGGGCAAGGACAGGACTGGAGAGAGCGGGCAGATGTCCCCCCTGGCCAGCATCCGCGACCCTGCAGCCAGCGAGGCCCTGGCCAAGGACTTGGCCACCCTGGCCAGCCCCACGGACAGCACGCTGCCCTTCTCCCCTGCGGACGACACCTGCTTGCACATCAGCTTCTCAGAAGATGAGCTGCTTGAACCAGAGCCGGACACTGCCGTGGGGCCCAGCAGGGTCCCCTCTTAG